From Nitrospirota bacterium, a single genomic window includes:
- a CDS encoding ATPase, T2SS/T4P/T4SS family, with protein MTVWPLDSTFRPHPVPGKETLIARKRLGDLLIERGTLTPTQLETALARQRETGGRVGETLIEMGYLTEGELFAILASQLGLPQLDPSQTPSDPDALLLVPPAVARKYTALPIRFEGKRLVVALADPLDYEAIQDLGFCSGAPVQPVLASRRALLEAIDARYKAAESDPDREGALVEALVEESSSQFSDVRVELVPEISLTPEETKSLADRSRLAPIIRLANMILTKAVTLRASDIHIEPEKREVRVRYRVDGLLREDMRLPKWVQGALVSRLKVLAKLDIAERRLPQDGAVRVMVNQQELDLRVSVVSVQHGEKIVMRVLQSSAAQALGPFGMSPRDEAFMASLLTHHKGLILVTGPTGSGKTTTLFRMIQRLATIAVNIATVEDPVEYQLEGVNQMQVNAEIGLTFAACLRAVLRQDPDVILIGEIRDAETAQIAVRAAMTGHLVLSTLHTNDAPSTLSRLVDLGVPRYLVASQVVGVIAQRLVRRLCETCRRRDTATEEELLTLRVPHKVGRSMSVHRAVGCPACQQTGHSGRLGLHEILVMTTRLRELVMAGAPDHEVQHEALAAGMTTLFQAGLAMIREGATSVDELLRVVEVEGSYETLCATCQGVLHSDFLTCPSCGTPVANRCPQCGKTLREGWTYCPRCRRKEDHPAVVELSPLQSRRGRRAVNE; from the coding sequence TTGACGGTCTGGCCGCTCGACTCTACCTTTAGGCCGCACCCGGTTCCTGGCAAGGAGACCCTCATCGCCCGCAAACGTCTCGGCGACTTGTTGATCGAACGGGGCACCCTCACGCCCACGCAACTGGAGACCGCCCTGGCGCGCCAGCGGGAGACCGGCGGACGCGTGGGCGAGACATTGATCGAGATGGGCTACCTCACGGAGGGCGAGTTGTTCGCCATTCTCGCGAGCCAACTGGGTCTGCCGCAACTCGATCCCTCGCAGACGCCCAGCGACCCGGACGCCCTGCTGCTGGTTCCGCCCGCCGTGGCCCGAAAATACACCGCGCTTCCCATCCGCTTCGAGGGCAAGCGGCTGGTGGTCGCCCTTGCTGATCCCCTCGATTACGAAGCGATCCAGGACCTCGGGTTTTGCAGCGGCGCGCCCGTCCAGCCCGTGCTGGCCAGCCGGCGCGCCCTCCTCGAGGCGATCGACGCGCGGTACAAAGCCGCGGAATCCGACCCTGATCGCGAGGGCGCGCTGGTGGAGGCCCTGGTCGAAGAAAGCTCCTCGCAGTTCAGCGACGTCCGAGTGGAGCTGGTCCCCGAAATCTCGCTCACGCCCGAGGAAACCAAATCCCTCGCCGACCGCAGCCGGCTCGCGCCCATTATCCGCTTGGCGAACATGATCCTGACCAAAGCGGTCACGCTGCGAGCCAGCGACATCCACATCGAACCCGAGAAGCGCGAGGTCCGGGTGCGCTACCGCGTGGACGGATTGTTGCGTGAAGACATGCGCCTGCCCAAGTGGGTGCAAGGAGCATTGGTCTCGCGGCTCAAAGTCCTGGCCAAGCTCGACATTGCGGAGCGACGACTCCCCCAGGACGGCGCGGTGCGGGTCATGGTGAACCAACAGGAGTTGGACCTGCGGGTGTCGGTGGTCTCGGTGCAACACGGGGAAAAAATCGTCATGCGCGTGCTGCAATCCTCGGCGGCCCAAGCGTTGGGCCCCTTCGGGATGTCGCCGCGCGATGAGGCCTTCATGGCCTCACTCCTGACGCACCATAAGGGGCTGATTCTGGTGACCGGGCCGACAGGCAGCGGCAAAACCACCACCCTGTTTCGGATGATCCAACGCCTCGCCACGATCGCGGTCAATATCGCGACCGTGGAAGATCCGGTGGAATACCAGCTCGAGGGGGTCAATCAGATGCAGGTCAACGCGGAAATCGGCCTCACGTTCGCGGCCTGCCTGCGGGCGGTCTTGCGCCAGGATCCCGACGTGATCCTGATCGGGGAGATCCGCGACGCGGAGACCGCCCAGATCGCGGTTCGTGCCGCCATGACCGGCCATCTGGTGCTCTCCACCCTCCACACCAACGACGCGCCCTCCACCTTGTCGCGCCTAGTGGATCTGGGCGTGCCGCGGTACCTCGTCGCCTCTCAGGTGGTGGGGGTCATTGCACAGCGCCTGGTCCGGCGCCTCTGCGAGACCTGCCGCCGCAGGGATACCGCTACCGAAGAGGAATTGCTCACCTTGCGCGTCCCGCACAAGGTCGGACGGTCGATGAGCGTCCACCGCGCCGTGGGCTGCCCGGCGTGCCAACAAACCGGGCACAGCGGGCGACTCGGCTTGCACGAAATCCTGGTAATGACCACGCGGCTGCGCGAACTGGTGATGGCCGGTGCTCCCGACCACGAAGTCCAACACGAAGCCCTGGCGGCCGGGATGACCACGCTCTTTCAGGCCGGCCTCGCGATGATTCGCGAGGGCGCCACCAGCGTCGACGAACTGCTCCGGGTAGTGGAAGTGGAGGGGTCGTACGAGACGTTGTGCGCCACGTGCCAGGGGGTCCTGCACTCGGACTTTCTCACCTGCCCCTCGTGCGGCACCCCGGTCGCGAATCGGTGTCCGCAGTGCGGGAAAACCCTCCGCGAAGGATGGACCTACTGTCCGCGCTGTCGCCGCAAGGAGGATCACCCCGCGGTCGTGGAACTGTCCCCCCTCCAGAGTCGGCGGGGGCGCCGCGCCGTCAATGAATAG
- a CDS encoding glycerophosphodiester phosphodiesterase family protein, whose translation MTAKSIRPVRSVLQAAIRARRCNRPLIIAHRGASAAAPENTLPAFRLALQAGAPVIEFDLHQTRDGELVVIHDASLRRTTGVRAAVGTRSRREITGLDAGAWFSPAFEGTRVPTLREVLRVLDGRAAANIELKTGRKRLYPHLESKLLRVLRRLGWARRALISSFHVRYLERLRRLDRSIAIGVLVHPWSLRTALARARRLEACSIHPPARVVTADLVRTIHRAGHAVIPYTVDRARDKARLLRLGVDGFFTNRP comes from the coding sequence ATGACAGCCAAGTCAATTCGGCCAGTGCGGTCGGTCCTCCAGGCGGCGATAAGAGCGCGGCGCTGCAACCGCCCTTTGATCATCGCCCACCGGGGCGCGTCGGCCGCGGCCCCCGAGAACACGCTTCCCGCGTTTCGACTCGCGCTCCAGGCCGGAGCGCCCGTGATCGAGTTCGACCTGCACCAGACTCGAGACGGCGAGCTCGTGGTGATCCACGACGCCTCGCTCCGGCGCACCACCGGAGTGCGCGCGGCGGTTGGAACCCGCTCGCGTCGCGAGATCACGGGACTGGACGCCGGAGCGTGGTTCTCACCGGCGTTCGAAGGCACACGGGTCCCGACGCTTCGCGAGGTACTGCGCGTGCTGGATGGGAGGGCCGCCGCCAATATCGAGCTCAAAACCGGAAGGAAGCGGCTCTACCCGCACCTCGAATCGAAGTTGCTGCGAGTGCTGCGCCGCCTCGGTTGGGCTCGCCGGGCGTTGATTTCGTCGTTCCACGTGCGCTATCTCGAACGCCTCCGGCGCCTGGACCGCTCGATCGCGATCGGCGTGCTGGTGCATCCCTGGTCGCTGCGCACCGCGCTGGCACGAGCCAGGCGCCTTGAGGCGTGCTCCATCCATCCTCCAGCGCGCGTCGTGACGGCGGATCTCGTCCGCACGATCCATCGCGCAGGGCATGCGGTGATTCCGTACACCGTGGACCGCGCGCGCGACAAGGCTCGGTTGTTGCGCCTTGGGGTCGATGGCTTTTTTACCAACCGCCCGTGA
- a CDS encoding DUF3467 domain-containing protein: MSTPEPPNPPLQIQVELDDGVAQGIYTNLALVAHTETEFLFDFLFVQPQQPKAKVRARIISSPSHTKRFFLALRENITRYEVRFGEIKVSEGGPGPRGLPHE, encoded by the coding sequence GTGAGCACCCCGGAACCGCCGAATCCGCCCCTCCAAATTCAGGTCGAACTCGACGACGGCGTCGCGCAGGGCATTTACACGAACCTTGCGTTGGTGGCGCATACGGAAACGGAGTTTCTGTTCGATTTCCTGTTCGTCCAGCCCCAGCAGCCCAAAGCCAAGGTTCGGGCGCGAATCATTTCCAGCCCGAGCCACACCAAGCGATTTTTTCTCGCGCTGCGCGAAAACATCACTCGATACGAGGTCCGCTTCGGAGAAATCAAGGTGTCCGAGGGCGGACCCGGTCCACGCGGCCTCCCCCACGAATGA
- a CDS encoding CARDB domain-containing protein: protein MTRWRGVPLVAGLLFAVLGVASRAAAADLPRPVALHGALTPDGASASIQVTVGNPLPNHVSAPGVLEVYLSRDGVIDADDVRLDQRPVTAVAAGGRAEFDLRPAVPPQPPGRYYVIARVLPADPAAAPPRATDALWGVPLALGPDLVIEDLRATNRAEGAQVTGRVRNRGTHTAPAVSVGVLWTLRDDPVTRAQESAALPEVAANSTALFDVLVTPGDLPAGEYGLMAEVDPDQRIAESDEDNNRSRLAAGFRLGPDLVVAELSARQEGGAVVVRDAVSNQGNRSADGCGILFFLSRNGVWDQGDVSLGYRLVPSLQPGTDSRAETHLPIPPRGLSTARYFLIAKVDGANTVAESREGNNLALAPAPLDLRLPP, encoded by the coding sequence ATGACGCGGTGGCGCGGAGTCCCGTTGGTCGCGGGGCTCTTGTTCGCCGTACTCGGAGTCGCCTCCCGAGCGGCCGCGGCTGACCTGCCCCGGCCGGTCGCGCTGCACGGCGCGTTGACGCCCGATGGCGCGTCGGCCTCCATACAGGTCACCGTCGGCAATCCGTTGCCCAACCACGTCAGCGCACCCGGTGTGCTGGAAGTGTACCTGTCCCGCGACGGCGTGATCGACGCCGACGACGTGCGCCTCGATCAACGGCCGGTGACCGCCGTTGCAGCGGGCGGCCGGGCCGAGTTCGACCTGAGGCCCGCCGTGCCCCCGCAGCCTCCGGGACGGTATTACGTGATCGCGAGGGTGCTTCCCGCCGATCCCGCCGCGGCGCCGCCCCGCGCGACCGACGCGCTCTGGGGCGTGCCGCTGGCGCTCGGCCCCGATCTGGTGATCGAGGACCTTCGCGCGACCAACCGGGCCGAGGGCGCGCAGGTCACGGGGCGCGTGCGAAACCGCGGGACTCACACGGCGCCCGCGGTCTCGGTCGGCGTGCTGTGGACCCTCCGCGACGATCCGGTCACCCGAGCCCAGGAGTCCGCGGCGCTGCCGGAGGTGGCGGCGAACAGCACGGCGTTGTTCGACGTGCTCGTGACGCCCGGCGATCTCCCCGCCGGGGAGTACGGGCTGATGGCCGAGGTGGATCCGGACCAACGGATCGCGGAATCGGACGAGGACAATAACCGATCCCGGCTCGCCGCCGGGTTCCGCCTGGGACCGGACCTGGTGGTCGCCGAGTTGTCGGCCCGTCAGGAAGGCGGCGCCGTGGTGGTCCGCGACGCGGTCTCGAACCAGGGCAATCGGAGCGCTGACGGCTGCGGGATCCTGTTCTTTCTGTCGCGAAACGGGGTATGGGATCAAGGCGACGTCTCGCTCGGGTACCGGCTGGTGCCGTCCCTCCAGCCCGGAACCGACTCCCGCGCCGAAACGCACCTGCCGATCCCACCACGCGGCTTGTCCACGGCCCGCTACTTTCTGATCGCCAAGGTGGACGGCGCCAACACCGTGGCGGAAAGCCGTGAAGGCAACAATCTGGCCCTGGCCCCGGCGCCGCTGGATCTGCGACTCCCGCCCTAA